A DNA window from Anastrepha obliqua isolate idAnaObli1 chromosome 5, idAnaObli1_1.0, whole genome shotgun sequence contains the following coding sequences:
- the LOC129246863 gene encoding protein croquemort: MCCELCSVTQRKAWVFGFGTFFAALGVALLIFWNGIADTIMQNNLMLRVGSESYKNWVEAPIPIYLEFHMFNWTNPAEIRNPNVKPHFVEMGPYVFLEKHLKQNITFYENNTVSYFEKRTWFFDEQRSGGSLDDMLTAAHVITATVADEMRHRNKFIKKILNFMLNNEGGELYTTKTVREWIFEGYKDKLIDFLNLFNTTKINIPYTRFGWLVDRNDSAEYDGLFTIHTGVDDMANLGRLTHWNQKTETGFYKAPCGTVNGTTGDLFPPHLSPLQEITIFATDACRYMNLAPNGTIERYGLTGYNWVGTTETLDSGENYPNQKCFCDSNSDECPKTGVVECKKCRNNAPIYASFPHFYLADSAYLNAVSGLQPDGSKHSFNLAIEPTTGIPLEVNGRLQINMMIQPDPDFDIYRGVPNFLMPMFWFDQRAELDAKLAGRTKLVLALGGYGFYTGIGFISIGAILFIVGIVLTVTKRWKRIPNDDEDMLTN; the protein is encoded by the exons atgtgttgtgaGTTGTGTAGCGTCACACAGCGTAAAGCCTGGGTTTTTGGTTTTGGAACCTTCTTTGCGGCTCTGGGCGTTGCTTTACTGATATTTTGGAATGGCATTGCGGATACCATTATGCAAAAT AACTTAATGCTGAGAGTCGGCTCTGAATCCTATAAGAATTGGGTAGAGGCACCAATTCCAATTTACTTAGAATTTCATATGTTTAACTGGACGAATCCCGCAGAGATACGAAATCCGAATGTCAAACCTCACTTTGTTGAAATGGGGCCATATGTATTTCTTGAGAAACATTTGAAGCagaatattactttttatgaaaacaatacAGTCTCGTACTTTGAGAAACGCACTTGGTTCTTCGATGAGCAGCGATCTGGCGGATCTTTGGACGATATGCTAACAGCGGCCCATGTCATAACAGCA ACTGTTGCCGATGAGATGAGACacagaaacaaatttattaaaaaaattctgaacttCATGTTGAATAATGAAGGTGGTGAACTGTACACGACCAAAACGGTACGCGAGTGGATTTTCGAGGGATATAAGGATAAATTAATCGATTTCTTAAACCTTTTCAATACAACGAAAATAAATATCCCCTACACTCGTTTTGGTTGGCTCGTAGATCGAAACGATTCCGCCGAATATGACGGTCTCTTCACGATACATACTGGTGTCGATGACATGGCCAATTTGGGTCGTTTGACGCATTGGAATCAGAAGACTGAGACTGGGTTTTACAAGGCACCGTGTGGCACAGTTAATGGAACTACCGGCGACCTCTTTCCACCACATTTGAGTCCTCTACAGGAGATTACTATCTTTGCAACGGATGCGTGTCGATATATGAATTTGGCACCGAATGGAACTATTGAAAGGTATGGCTTAACGGGATACAATTGGGTTGGAACGACCGAAACACTTGATTCTGGCGAAAACTATCCGAATCAGAAATGCTTCTGTGATTCAAATTCCGACGAATGTCCAAAAACGGGTGTCGTAGAATGTAAAAAATGTCGTAATAATGCCCCGATTTATGCCTCATTTCCACACTTCTATTTGGCTGACTCCGCCTATTTGAATGCTGTATCAGGATTACAGCCGGATGGGAGTAAACATAGTTTCAATTTAGCCATAGAGCCAACCACTGGTATTCCGCTCGAAGTGAATGGCCGTTTGCAAATTAATATGATGATCCAACCAGATCCAGATTTCGA TATATACCGCGGTGTGCCGAATTTCCTAATGCCCATGTTTTGGTTCGATCAGCGTGCGGAATTAGATGCAAAGTTAGCCGGTAGAACGAAA CTTGTTCTTGCGTTGGGTGGCTACGGATTCTATACTGGAATCGGCTTTATATCGATTGGTGCTATATTGTTCATTGTTGGCATAGTTTTAACTGTCACCAAGCGATGGAAACGAATACCAAATGATGATGAAGACATGCTTACGAATTAA